In Populus trichocarpa isolate Nisqually-1 chromosome 16, P.trichocarpa_v4.1, whole genome shotgun sequence, a genomic segment contains:
- the LOC7455820 gene encoding U-box domain-containing protein 4 has translation MVSLEDSHSQHSTSSRFPLTSSPSSSKIIHRHVGRSMRTVRSTLFQTDSSFSNSAASTPFVSENLTESVIDMRLGELAATLSIHSNNISNIKNKTSSSSASPAKSAEEFLDISEAFSDFSGCSSDISGELQRLACLPSSPLHRDGELERKNPSTEIVAEPCHGFLQRESFSTEIIESISPEDLQPTVKICVDGLQSPSILVRRSAAEKLRFLAKNRADNRALIGESGAISALIPLLKQSDPWAQEHAVTALLNLSLYEENKKKITKSGAIKSLVYVLKTGTENAKQNAACALLSLALIEVNKSSIGACGAIPPLVSLLINGSNRGKKDALTTLYKICSIKQNKERAVIAGAVKPLVGMVVEAGAGMMAEKAMVVLSSLAAIQEGRDAIVEEGGIAALVEAIEDGSVKGKEFAVVTLLQLCSDSVRNRGLLVREGAIPPLVALSQNGSIRSKNKAERLLGYLREPRQEAASSSSP, from the exons atggtttccCTTGAAGATTCCCACTCCCAACACTCCACTTCCAGTCGCTTCCCCTTAACCTCTTCTCCTTCCTCCTCCAAAATCATCCACCGACACGTCGGCCGTTCCATGCGCACTGTCCGTTCTACTCTCTTTCAGACCGACTCATCCTTCAGCAACTCAGCTGCTTCCACTCCCTTTGTGTCTGAAAACTTGACTGAGTCTGTCATCGACATGCGACTCGGCGAACTCGCGGCAACCTTAAGCATACatagtaataatattagtaatatTAAGAATAAGACGTCGTCTTCGTCGGCATCGCCAGCTAAATCTGCTGAGGAGTTTCTTGATATTTCAGAAGCTTTTTCTGATTTCTCAGGCTGTAGTTCTGATATTTCTGGAGAACTGCAACGTCTTGCATGCTTGCCGTCGTCTCCGCTGCATCGTGATGGAGAGTTGGAGAGGAAGAACCCATCAACGGAAATTGTAGCCGAGCCCTGTCATGGGTTTTTACAGAGAGAATCCTTTTCTACGGAAATCATTGAAAGTATTTCTCCCGAAGATCTTCAGCCGACGGTGAAGATCTGTGTTGATGGGTTGCAGTCCCCTTCGATTCTTGTCAGAAGATCTGCTGCGGAGAAGTTGAGGTTTTTGGCAAAGAATAGAGCGGATAACCGGGCGTTGATTGGTGAGTCGGGGGCGATTTCTGCTTTGATCCCTCTGCTTAAGCAAAGTGATCCGTGGGCGCAAGAACATGCGGTGACAGCCTTGTTGAATTTATCATTGTACGAggagaataagaagaagattaCGAAATCGGGTGCTATTAAGTCTCTTGTTTATGTGCTTAAAACTGGGACTGAAAATGCTAAGCAAAATGCGGCCTGTGCGTTGCTTAGTTTGGCGTTGATTGAAGTGAATAAGAGCTCGATTGGAGCTTGTGGAGCGATACCACCATTGGTATCGCTTCTAATTAATGGTTCTAATAGAGGAAAGAAAGATGCGTTGACGACATTGTATAAGATTTGTTCAATAAAGCAGAATAAAGAGAGGGCTGTCATTGCTGGGGCAGTTAAGCCATTAGTGGGGATGGTGGTGGAGGCGGGGGCAGGGATGATGGCTGAGAAAGCAATGGTGGTGTTGAGTAGTTTGGCTGCAATTCAAGAAGGGAGAGATGCTATTGTTGAAGAAGGCGGGATTGCTGCACTTGTTGAGGCTATTGAAGATGGTTCTGTTAAAGGGAAAGAGTTTGCTGTTGTTACTTTGTTGCAATTGTGTAGTGATAGTGTTAGAAATCGTGGGTTGCTTGTTAGAGAAGGAGCGATTCCTCCTCTTGTTGCACTTTCCCAGAATGGGAGCATTCGCTCTAAGAACAAg GCTGAGAGGCTACTTGGGTACTTAAGAGAGCCAAGGCAAGAGGCTGCTTCATCTTCAAGCCCTTGA
- the LOC7453685 gene encoding cytochrome b561 and DOMON domain-containing protein At5g47530 has protein sequence MATMLELVLSLSVLMSMIFSSTAQSCKSYALSSNKTFRACNDLPYLNSYLHWNYDSSSNKLQIAYRHTGITSSRWVAWAINPTSTGMAGSQALVAYQQTDGTMRAYTSPISSYQTSLQEGKLSFDVSDLSATLANNEIIIFATIGLSNTSTTVNHVWQDGAVSGNATQVHATSGANVQSMGTLNLLSGESSSTGGNDRIRKRNIHGVLNAVSWGILMPIGAFIARYLKAFKSADPAWFYLHVGCQSIAYIVGVAGWGTGLKLGSESASIQYDAHRTIGIILFCLGTLQVFALLLRPKPDHKYRFYWNIYHHLVGYSVIILSIINIFKGFSILNPDKKWKNAYIGVIAALAFNAVWLEGYTWYLVVKRKRSEIAGKMPHGMNGSNGVNGFGARQHQGV, from the exons ATGGCTACAATGCTAGAGCTTGTGTTATCTCTATCAGTTCTTATGTCTATGATTTTCTCATCGACTGCCCAGTCATGTAAGAGCTATGCTCTCTCTAGTAACAAAACCTTTAGGGCGTGCAATGATCTTCCATACTTGAACTCATATCTTCACTGGAACTATGATTCATCATCAAACAAGCTTCAAATTGCTTATAGACACACAGGAATCACTTCCTCTAGATGGGTTGCATGGGCTATCAATCCTACCTCAACTGGCATGGCTGGTTCACAAGCCCTTGTTGCATACCAACAAACTGATGGAACTATGAGGGCTTACACATCACCTATCAGTAGCTACCAAACCTCATTGCAAGAAGGGAAACTTAGTTTTGATGTTTCAGATTTATCAGCTACATTAGCAAATAATGAGATAATCATATTTGCTACCATAGGACTTTCAAACACAAGCACTACTGTTAACCATGTCTGGCAAGATGGTGCAGTTTCTGGTAATGCTACTCAGGTACATGCCACTAGTGGGGCTAATGTCCAATCCATGGGGACCTTAAACCTTCTTTCTGGAGAATCTAGTTCTACTGGAGGGAATGACAGGATTAGGAAGAGAAAT ATTCATGGGGTGCTAAATGCAGTCAGTTGGGGTATCTTGATGCCAATTGGGGCTTTCATAGCAAGGTATTTGAAGGCATTCAAATCTGCAGACCCTGCATGGTTTTACCTCCATGTTGGTTGCCAATCCATAGCTTATATTGTTGGGGTTGCTGGATGGGGTACTGGTCTAAAACTTGGTAGTGAATCAGCCAGTATTCAATATGATGCTCATAGAACAATTGGCATCATCCTTTTCTGCCTTGGAACCCTTcag GTGTTCGCTTTGCTTCTAAGGCCAAAACCTGATCACAAGTACAGATTTTACTGGAACATCTACCACCACTTAGTTGGATACAGTGTTATCATCCTCAGCATCATCAACATATTCAAAGGATTCAGCATTTTGAACCCTGATAAGAAGTGGAAGAATGCATACATTGGTGTGATTGCTGCTTTGGCCTTCAATGCTGTCTGGTTGGAAGGCTATACATGGTATCTTGTGGTGAAAAGGAAAAGGTCAGAGATTGCTGGAAAGATGCCTCATGGCATGAATGGATCAAATGGGGTTAATGGGTTTGGTGCTAGACAGCACCAAGGGGTGTGA